The Thiorhodovibrio litoralis genome includes a window with the following:
- a CDS encoding isochorismate synthase: MESLQLDINNARPPLCQAARSADALHEDWTPAAKAVMKQLQERLAREIARLPLGRDGAEANQLTSLILALPHQPNAIAQLPGAQFQFLRPDGDGLRAGYGLAAQWEARGPGRLGELSALARNWHTDWESHDPDATGLPPFAMFGFAAAPDSTPDPTQAQPISQVKDALPDALLWVPDIGLRQHGDQAAVIFSAPQTEARATVHARWNALLEELIPRLFAPVRRPALVTRMETNSAQPKQAEWARLVDAALAHIDAGDLHKVVLSRRLDVRGSRAFDIARLLDVLAAVFPSCQIINMRSHGSNFVAATPERLLHVHNGRLAVDAIAGTIGRSDCADQDLALGKELLRSEKNLREHGFVVDAISQALEPSCRAIHVPAQPDLMRLRNAQHLWSPITAEIDPDTDLFELAERLHPTPATNGQPRLAAHQWLRTHEPFSRGWYTGAAGFIEPGASSELWVLLRCARICGKQAELYAGAGIVAGSDPDEEWEETEAKLAAMLTALRFA; encoded by the coding sequence GTGGAATCCTTACAGCTCGACATCAATAATGCCCGCCCGCCGCTGTGCCAGGCGGCGCGGAGCGCCGATGCGCTCCACGAGGACTGGACGCCCGCCGCCAAGGCTGTAATGAAGCAGCTGCAAGAGCGGCTCGCACGCGAAATCGCCCGGTTGCCGCTTGGACGCGATGGCGCAGAGGCCAATCAGCTGACCTCACTGATCCTCGCCCTGCCCCACCAGCCAAACGCCATCGCCCAGCTGCCGGGCGCGCAGTTTCAGTTTCTGCGTCCAGATGGCGACGGACTGCGCGCCGGCTATGGCCTGGCCGCACAATGGGAAGCCCGGGGGCCAGGGCGGCTCGGCGAGTTATCGGCGCTCGCGCGCAACTGGCACACCGACTGGGAGTCGCATGACCCCGACGCCACTGGGCTGCCCCCCTTCGCGATGTTCGGTTTTGCTGCCGCGCCAGATTCCACACCTGATCCCACACAGGCGCAACCCATATCCCAAGTCAAGGATGCGCTGCCCGATGCGCTGCTATGGGTGCCAGACATCGGCCTGCGCCAGCACGGCGACCAGGCCGCGGTGATTTTCAGCGCGCCCCAAACCGAGGCGCGAGCAACAGTCCATGCGCGCTGGAACGCCCTGCTTGAGGAGCTCATCCCGCGCCTGTTCGCGCCGGTGCGCCGCCCGGCGCTGGTCACGCGGATGGAGACGAATTCCGCCCAGCCGAAGCAGGCGGAATGGGCACGCCTGGTCGATGCCGCACTGGCGCATATTGATGCCGGTGACTTGCACAAGGTGGTGCTGTCGCGCCGTCTTGATGTACGCGGCAGCCGCGCGTTCGATATCGCGCGCCTGCTCGATGTGCTAGCGGCCGTGTTTCCGTCCTGCCAGATCATCAACATGCGCAGCCATGGCAGCAACTTTGTCGCCGCAACGCCCGAGCGCCTGCTGCATGTGCACAACGGGCGCCTTGCGGTCGACGCCATTGCTGGCACCATCGGGCGCTCCGATTGCGCGGACCAGGATCTGGCGTTGGGCAAGGAGCTGCTGCGCTCGGAGAAGAATCTGCGCGAGCACGGATTTGTCGTCGACGCCATTAGCCAGGCCCTGGAGCCCAGTTGTCGCGCCATTCACGTTCCCGCCCAGCCCGACCTGATGCGGCTGCGCAATGCGCAGCACCTGTGGAGCCCGATTACCGCAGAGATCGACCCTGACACGGACCTGTTCGAGCTTGCCGAGCGGCTGCACCCCACCCCGGCCACCAACGGTCAGCCAAGACTCGCGGCACACCAGTGGCTGCGCACACACGAACCCTTCTCGCGTGGCTGGTACACGGGCGCGGCCGGGTTCATCGAGCCCGGCGCCAGCAGCGAGCTCTGGGTACTGCTGCGCTGCGCGCGCATTTGCGGCAAGCAGGCGGAGCTTTATGCCGGGGCCGGCATTGTCGCCGGCTCGGACCCGGATGAGGAATGGGAGGAGACCGAAGCCAAGCTCGCAGCCATGCTCACGGCGCTGCGCTTCGCGTGA
- a CDS encoding alpha/beta fold hydrolase — protein sequence MQVLSTPSHLGLLNAAPTDAGGATPNLPAALDAPRARFAGQSLPELNYYVDGPADAEPILLIHSINAAPSAFEMKPLFDHYRATRRVYALELPGFGFSDRSDRVYSPELYADSIRAFLSQVVKAPCDLIAYSLSCEFAARAALQAPEVFRRLVLLSPTGFSARRLPSAKTGRVLHRFFSLPGFGPALYALVTIRPSVGYFMQRSFVTKPPKELIDYAYATSHQPGARYAPFYFLSGQLFTHDPVEQLYAKLQLPVLVIHDRDANVSFDLLPDLDARKANWQVSRVEPTLGMPQWEQPQKTIAAIDAFWQKAG from the coding sequence ATGCAAGTGTTATCGACGCCAAGCCACCTTGGCCTTCTGAATGCCGCACCGACCGATGCTGGGGGCGCAACCCCAAATCTACCAGCAGCGCTTGATGCGCCCCGGGCACGCTTTGCCGGCCAGAGCCTGCCGGAGCTTAATTATTACGTGGACGGCCCTGCCGATGCCGAGCCCATTCTGTTGATTCACAGCATTAATGCGGCTCCCAGCGCGTTCGAGATGAAGCCGCTGTTCGACCACTACCGCGCGACGCGACGCGTCTATGCACTCGAGCTGCCGGGCTTTGGCTTTTCCGATCGCAGCGACAGGGTTTACTCGCCCGAGCTTTACGCGGACTCGATCCGGGCCTTTTTGTCCCAAGTCGTCAAGGCTCCCTGCGACCTGATCGCTTACTCGCTGAGCTGCGAGTTCGCCGCCCGCGCTGCGCTGCAGGCACCTGAAGTGTTCCGCCGGCTGGTGCTGCTGTCGCCGACCGGGTTCTCGGCGCGGCGCCTGCCTAGCGCAAAAACCGGTCGGGTGTTGCACCGCTTTTTCAGCTTGCCCGGATTCGGCCCGGCGCTTTATGCCCTGGTCACCATCCGCCCAAGCGTGGGTTATTTCATGCAGCGCAGCTTCGTCACCAAGCCACCGAAAGAGCTGATCGATTACGCCTACGCCACCTCGCATCAGCCAGGTGCACGTTATGCCCCGTTCTACTTTCTCTCTGGGCAGCTGTTCACCCATGATCCGGTCGAGCAGCTCTACGCCAAGCTCCAGCTGCCGGTGTTGGTGATCCACGATCGCGATGCCAATGTAAGCTTCGACCTGCTGCCTGATCTGGATGCGCGCAAAGCCAACTGGCAGGTGTCGCGGGTCGAGCCAACCCTGGGCATGCCACAATGGGAGCAACCGCAAAAGACCATCGCCGCCATTGATGCCTTCTGGCAAAAGGCGGGCTGA
- a CDS encoding GGDEF domain-containing protein: protein MTAVTVQNMRVCEFCELDSENARLKTQLESLRARAVETEALFQRLQEWEMTLLGIDSLEQLLDSMTGDLRARFHVDQARLLLPDTDRRIRSLLDSIEAKAPKDVLFERPSQDCERLREPQLSALDETGLPPLFEPGGPIRSVALLPLVREQRFFGLLALGSRDAQRYGPELETHALARLGAICSVCLENAINRARLELGGLTDPLTGLHNRRSLEQRLHAEVDRARRKRHSLSCLFVDLDLFKQINDQYGHSAGDAVLQEVARRLLAALRGGDIAARFGGDELALLLPATSQQDARNMGERIRTVVSDNPLQLEDGVSIPIGLSIGVGTLEHNQLTEDIARSGQELLQAADEALYLAKRGGRGRVV from the coding sequence ATGACAGCCGTGACTGTGCAGAATATGCGTGTCTGCGAGTTTTGCGAGCTCGACTCGGAAAATGCTCGTCTCAAAACGCAGCTTGAGTCGCTGCGCGCGCGCGCGGTGGAAACCGAGGCCCTGTTCCAACGCCTGCAGGAATGGGAAATGACATTGCTTGGCATTGACTCGCTCGAGCAACTGCTCGACAGCATGACCGGCGATCTGCGCGCGCGCTTCCACGTCGATCAAGCACGGCTGCTGCTGCCGGATACCGATCGGCGCATTCGCAGCCTGCTCGATTCGATCGAGGCCAAGGCACCCAAGGATGTGCTCTTCGAGCGCCCGTCGCAAGACTGCGAGCGTCTGCGCGAGCCCCAACTCAGCGCGCTGGACGAAACCGGCCTGCCGCCCTTGTTCGAGCCCGGCGGGCCGATTCGCAGCGTCGCGCTGCTTCCCCTGGTGCGCGAACAGCGGTTTTTCGGCCTGCTGGCGCTCGGCAGTCGGGATGCGCAGCGCTATGGTCCCGAGCTGGAAACCCATGCGCTGGCGCGACTGGGCGCCATCTGCTCGGTGTGTCTTGAAAACGCCATAAACCGCGCGCGTCTCGAACTGGGCGGTCTGACCGACCCCTTAACTGGGCTGCACAACCGCCGCTCGCTCGAGCAGCGGCTGCACGCCGAGGTGGACCGTGCCCGGCGCAAGCGCCATTCGCTGTCGTGCCTGTTTGTCGATCTCGATCTGTTCAAGCAGATCAACGACCAATACGGCCATAGTGCCGGCGATGCGGTGCTGCAAGAAGTCGCCCGTCGGCTGCTTGCCGCGCTGAGAGGGGGCGACATCGCCGCACGCTTCGGCGGCGATGAGTTGGCCCTGCTATTGCCTGCCACCAGTCAGCAGGATGCGCGCAACATGGGTGAGCGCATTCGTACCGTGGTGAGTGATAATCCGCTGCAGCTCGAAGACGGCGTCAGTATCCCCATCGGCCTGTCCATCGGCGTCGGTACCCTCGAGCACAACCAGCTGACAGAAGACATCGCCCGTTCCGGCCAAGAGCTCCTGCAGGCCGCTGACGAAGCGCTATACCTTGCCAAGCGCGGCGGGCGTGGCCGCGTGGTATAG
- the nth gene encoding endonuclease III produces the protein MNRAKRTEIFTRLRAANPHPTTELRYNSPFELLIAVILSAQATDKSVNKATETLFAVANTPDAMLALGEAGLSTYIRTIGLFNSKAKNIIKTCALLIDQHQGEVPRERAALEALPGVGRKTANVILNTAFGEPTIAVDTHIFRVANRTRIAPGKTPLAVEQKLLRLVPREFLQDAHHWLILHGRYTCTARSPGCSQCAIADLCEYPDQR, from the coding sequence ATGAACAGGGCCAAACGCACCGAGATTTTCACCCGCCTGCGCGCTGCGAATCCGCATCCGACCACGGAGTTGCGCTACAACTCGCCGTTCGAGTTGCTGATCGCTGTGATCCTGTCCGCTCAGGCCACGGATAAGAGCGTCAACAAAGCCACCGAAACGCTTTTTGCCGTAGCCAACACCCCTGACGCGATGCTTGCGCTAGGCGAGGCGGGCTTGAGCACGTACATCCGCACCATTGGGTTGTTCAACAGCAAGGCGAAGAACATCATCAAGACTTGCGCCCTGCTCATCGACCAGCATCAGGGCGAGGTTCCGCGTGAGCGCGCAGCGCTTGAGGCGCTGCCCGGTGTTGGGCGCAAAACCGCTAATGTGATTCTCAACACCGCGTTCGGCGAGCCGACCATCGCCGTTGATACCCATATCTTCCGCGTTGCCAACCGCACGCGCATCGCTCCGGGCAAGACACCGCTGGCGGTCGAGCAAAAGCTGCTCCGTTTGGTGCCGAGGGAATTTCTGCAAGACGCCCATCATTGGCTTATCCTGCATGGGCGCTACACCTGCACCGCGCGCAGCCCAGGCTGCAGCCAGTGTGCAATCGCGGATTTGTGTGAGTATCCCGACCAGCGCTGA
- a CDS encoding class I SAM-dependent DNA methyltransferase codes for MNETDIEAFITRWGGGSSRGGNERANLQLFLTEFCTLLDLPQPDPASADNSQNAYVFERSVTERLPDGSTKPRSLDLYKRGCFVLEGKDTGKQTGSDTWDAAIVKAHKQAENYVRALPAEEGRPPFILVVDVGRSFVLYSEFTCSGGNYVPFPDARGYRIRLEQLRAEDIRERLRALWLDPLSLDSSRHAGRVTRQIADALAGLAKSLEETGADSERVAGFLSRCLFTMFAEDVGLLPAESFSELLARLQQKPEAFPDALKSLWQSMNSGGFCGVLMTQVLRFNGGLFEGADPLPLTAKQIGQLIDAARADWRQVEPAIFGTLLERALNPHERHKLGAHYTPRAYVERLVMPTVIEPLRADWEDVQVAAQNHARLGKTKDAITEVRNFHGRLCQTRVLDPACGSGNFLYVALEHMKRLEGEVLDVLGRLQKSASFELEGFTVNPNQFLGLEINPRAARIADIVLWIGYLQWHFRTYGHVNPPEPVLRDFHNIQCRDALIEAKAREPLLDDQGQPVTVWDGRSVKVSPITGEKIPDEAQRLQVYRYLEPCRAEWPEADFIVGNPPFIGAASMRRALGDGYVDAVRKVYSGLVPDSADFVMYWWQIAAEKVRKGGARRFGFITTNSLRQTFNRRVLEPHLNDPKTPLSLVFAVPDHPWVEASDGAQVRIAMTVGAPGQKPGLLQQVVSEHAGDDDARAVSVTTREGKLFADLVIGANVSSAETLQSNNGISFRGVSLIGAFDLTQDEANRFGFDNSAVADSRIRPFVNGKDIAQSPSNRYVIDLFGLDLHEVRQSYPALYQWVLERVKPSRDAKSHTKDGAAYAKSWWVFGKPRQEMRRALENLDQFFVTPMTAKHRLIVRMGQPVLPDQGLIVFSTCDQSHQGILSSRIHCAWALATGGRLGVGNDPRYNNSRCFETFPFPAADDTQIATIRDLAEQIDTHRKRQQAKHPKLTLTGIYNVLDAQRHQTPLTEKDQAISNQGLVTLLRELHDQLDTAVFEAYGWQDLAKQLIGRPGATCPWPDKPADQLQAEEELLTRLVALNAERAAEEAQGSIRWLRPDYQNPQAHATTTGEQQTADLDTPATATTTAKPKKGKIKFPTARAGIPEQVAVVKSALGKQARSLEELTEEFSDPKRTAPKIAEILATLESLGLLQREGERYRLTR; via the coding sequence ATGAACGAAACGGATATCGAAGCCTTTATCACCCGCTGGGGTGGCGGCAGCAGCCGTGGCGGCAATGAGCGCGCCAACTTGCAGCTGTTCTTGACGGAATTCTGCACCCTGCTCGATCTGCCCCAGCCCGACCCGGCGAGCGCGGACAACAGTCAGAACGCCTACGTTTTCGAGCGATCCGTTACCGAGCGCCTTCCGGATGGCAGCACTAAGCCGCGCTCGCTGGACCTCTACAAGCGCGGCTGCTTCGTGCTTGAAGGCAAAGATACCGGCAAGCAGACCGGCAGCGACACCTGGGACGCCGCCATCGTCAAGGCGCACAAACAGGCGGAGAACTACGTCCGCGCCCTGCCGGCGGAGGAAGGCCGCCCGCCCTTCATTCTTGTGGTCGATGTCGGGCGCTCCTTCGTCCTCTATTCGGAATTCACCTGCTCCGGCGGCAACTACGTCCCGTTTCCCGACGCGCGCGGTTATCGCATTAGACTTGAGCAGCTGCGCGCCGAGGATATCCGCGAACGCCTGCGCGCGCTCTGGCTCGATCCGTTGAGCCTCGACTCCAGCCGCCACGCCGGCCGGGTCACCCGCCAAATCGCCGACGCGCTCGCGGGCCTGGCCAAGTCGCTCGAGGAGACGGGCGCGGACTCGGAACGCGTCGCCGGCTTTCTGTCGCGCTGCCTGTTTACCATGTTCGCCGAGGATGTCGGCCTGCTCCCGGCCGAAAGCTTCTCTGAACTGCTCGCGCGGCTGCAACAAAAGCCCGAAGCCTTCCCGGATGCGCTCAAGAGCCTCTGGCAAAGCATGAACAGCGGCGGCTTCTGTGGCGTCTTGATGACCCAAGTGTTGCGCTTCAACGGCGGTCTGTTCGAGGGGGCTGATCCCTTGCCGCTGACCGCCAAACAAATCGGCCAGCTCATCGACGCCGCACGCGCCGACTGGCGCCAGGTGGAGCCCGCCATCTTCGGCACCCTGCTCGAGCGCGCACTCAACCCGCACGAGCGCCACAAGCTCGGCGCCCACTACACCCCGCGCGCCTATGTCGAACGCCTGGTCATGCCCACGGTGATCGAGCCATTGCGCGCCGACTGGGAGGATGTCCAGGTCGCCGCGCAAAACCATGCGCGCCTCGGCAAGACCAAGGACGCCATCACCGAAGTCCGCAATTTCCACGGCCGCCTGTGCCAAACCCGCGTGCTCGACCCCGCCTGCGGCAGCGGAAATTTCCTCTATGTCGCGCTCGAGCACATGAAGCGCCTGGAAGGCGAAGTCCTGGACGTGCTCGGCCGCCTGCAGAAATCCGCGAGCTTCGAACTCGAAGGCTTCACCGTCAACCCCAACCAATTTCTCGGCCTGGAGATCAACCCGCGCGCCGCGCGCATCGCCGACATCGTGCTCTGGATCGGCTACCTGCAATGGCATTTTCGCACCTACGGCCATGTCAACCCGCCCGAGCCGGTGCTGCGCGACTTCCACAACATCCAGTGCCGCGATGCCCTGATCGAGGCCAAGGCGCGCGAGCCTTTGCTTGACGACCAAGGCCAGCCCGTCACCGTCTGGGACGGGCGCAGTGTCAAGGTCAGCCCCATCACCGGTGAGAAGATCCCCGACGAGGCCCAGCGTCTGCAAGTCTACCGCTATCTCGAACCATGCCGCGCCGAATGGCCGGAGGCGGACTTCATCGTCGGCAATCCGCCCTTCATCGGTGCCGCCAGCATGCGCCGCGCCCTCGGCGACGGTTATGTCGATGCCGTGCGCAAGGTGTACAGCGGGCTCGTGCCGGACTCCGCCGACTTCGTCATGTACTGGTGGCAGATCGCCGCCGAGAAAGTCAGGAAGGGCGGGGCGCGCCGCTTCGGATTCATCACCACAAACAGCCTGCGCCAGACCTTCAACCGCCGGGTGCTCGAGCCGCATCTGAACGATCCCAAGACGCCCTTGTCGCTGGTATTCGCGGTGCCGGATCACCCCTGGGTGGAGGCCAGCGATGGCGCGCAAGTGCGCATCGCCATGACCGTTGGTGCGCCTGGTCAGAAACCTGGCTTGCTCCAACAAGTGGTCTCCGAGCACGCTGGAGATGATGATGCGCGCGCAGTAAGCGTGACCACTCGCGAAGGCAAGTTGTTTGCGGATTTGGTTATCGGCGCAAATGTTTCCAGCGCCGAAACTCTGCAGTCAAATAATGGCATTAGCTTCCGTGGTGTTTCCCTTATCGGAGCCTTCGATTTGACCCAAGACGAGGCGAACAGGTTTGGCTTTGATAATTCCGCTGTAGCAGACAGCCGGATTAGGCCATTCGTCAATGGAAAAGATATTGCTCAGTCCCCTAGCAATCGTTATGTGATTGATCTTTTTGGGCTTGACCTGCATGAAGTGCGTCAATCTTATCCTGCGCTATATCAGTGGGTTTTGGAGAGGGTGAAACCATCGCGAGATGCGAAGTCGCACACAAAGGATGGGGCTGCATACGCAAAATCCTGGTGGGTTTTTGGGAAGCCAAGACAAGAAATGCGGAGAGCGCTGGAAAACTTAGATCAATTCTTTGTTACGCCGATGACGGCCAAACACCGCCTGATTGTCAGAATGGGCCAACCTGTTCTGCCAGACCAAGGGTTGATCGTATTTTCGACTTGTGACCAATCTCACCAAGGCATACTAAGCAGCCGAATTCATTGTGCTTGGGCTTTAGCAACAGGCGGCAGGCTTGGGGTTGGAAACGATCCGCGCTACAACAATAGCCGTTGCTTCGAGACCTTCCCGTTCCCCGCCGCCGATGACACCCAAATCGCCACCATCCGCGATCTCGCAGAGCAGATCGACACCCACCGCAAACGCCAGCAGGCCAAGCATCCCAAGCTGACCCTGACCGGCATCTACAACGTCCTCGACGCCCAACGCCACCAAACGCCGCTCACCGAAAAAGACCAAGCCATCAGCAACCAGGGCCTGGTCACCCTGCTGCGCGAACTCCACGACCAGCTCGACACCGCCGTCTTCGAAGCCTACGGCTGGCAGGATCTGGCCAAGCAACTGATCGGCCGCCCCGGCGCCACCTGCCCCTGGCCGGACAAGCCCGCCGACCAGCTCCAAGCCGAGGAAGAACTGCTCACTCGCCTGGTCGCCCTCAACGCCGAGCGCGCCGCCGAGGAAGCCCAAGGCAGCATCCGCTGGCTGCGCCCCGACTACCAAAACCCGCAAGCGCACGCCACCACCACCGGCGAGCAACAAACCGCCGACCTCGACACGCCCGCCACCGCGACCACCACCGCCAAGCCGAAAAAGGGGAAAATCAAATTCCCGACCGCGCGCGCCGGCATCCCGGAGCAAGTCGCCGTCGTCAAATCCGCGCTCGGCAAACAAGCGCGCAGCCTGGAGGAACTGACAGAGGAATTTTCAGACCCAAAGAGGACCGCTCCCAAGATCGCAGAAATCCTCGCCACCCTCGAATCACTCGGCCTGTTGCAACGCGAGGGCGAGCGCTACCGGCTCACGCGCTAA
- a CDS encoding DUF433 domain-containing protein encodes MNNVLLQRITVDSRIFGGKPIIRGRRLAVEHVLGMLAAGDDIHTLLEGYPWLEREDVLACLAYAHRLVEHERVEPLIVDAAA; translated from the coding sequence ATGAATAACGTCTTACTACAACGCATCACCGTTGATTCACGCATATTCGGCGGCAAACCCATCATCCGTGGGCGACGCCTTGCCGTGGAGCATGTTCTTGGCATGCTCGCCGCAGGCGATGACATCCACACCCTACTCGAAGGCTATCCCTGGTTGGAGCGCGAAGATGTTCTGGCTTGCTTGGCCTATGCCCATCGGCTCGTTGAGCATGAGCGGGTTGAACCCCTGATCGTCGATGCCGCTGCATGA
- a CDS encoding DUF4268 domain-containing protein, with amino-acid sequence MTEQNQPKSIEARARSVRELLDKAKYTIDFYQREYAWEERQVRELVDDLTGKFLDHYDPGHSRPQVEHYGHYFLGSVVLSHKRGQRFIVDGQQRLTTLTLLLIELYHRQGERPDGVDVRNLIFSEKYGHKSFNLDVPDREPIMRALMDGQGAVFDVSDATPSVVNIQARAANVGEHLPEEINADALPFFVDWLLENVHLVVIEAYSDEDAYTIFETMNDRGLSLSLPEMLKGYVLANVYRESDQRDINDLWKARMQALRATEKEGDADFFKDWLRARHAQTIRPGSAGAENKDYERIGTEFHRWVRDQRDLLGLADPDGFLRFVRRDLDFFARQVLTIRNAMVKLEPGLESIRFNADRGFTLQTQLMLAPLSAEDSKDTARRKIALVADFVDIWLARRIWCFRTISYSSVKYTIFQLTKELRGRDISDLATFLRAELNAQKESFASAPQFRLHAQNYRQVRHILARLTLWLEAQCGQPAHFEDLISQGKAKPFEIEHVWADRYERFTEWFNHQSDFDTERNRIGGLLLLQRGINQSLGDGTYEQKRDAYMAHSANLLARSLHPLAYQNHPAFLSLIDRTGLPFRPYDTFGPEEQKQRQELYIRIAEWVWNPSRLDLDGEKPPVYEPIATIDEEEAEAANRPDRYEARLAFWTKLLDHAKTQSDLHARISPGKYHWAGARRHGVWWNYWVTMAETRVTIYIDGPDAAANKALFDALHDGHRNAIESAFGGPLEWQRLEERRACWIGTKLEGGWVDESTWDGAIAKAVDVMTRLYAAASPRLKNTEN; translated from the coding sequence ATGACTGAGCAGAATCAGCCAAAATCTATCGAAGCCCGCGCGCGCAGCGTGCGAGAACTGCTCGACAAGGCCAAGTACACCATCGACTTTTACCAGCGCGAGTATGCCTGGGAGGAGCGCCAAGTCCGGGAATTGGTCGACGATCTCACCGGCAAGTTTCTTGACCACTACGACCCCGGTCATTCGCGCCCCCAGGTTGAGCACTATGGTCATTATTTCCTCGGGTCGGTGGTTCTCAGTCACAAACGCGGTCAGCGCTTCATCGTCGATGGCCAACAACGGCTCACCACACTGACGCTGCTGCTGATCGAACTCTACCATCGCCAAGGCGAGCGGCCCGATGGGGTCGATGTGCGCAACCTGATCTTCTCTGAGAAATACGGGCACAAGAGCTTCAACCTGGATGTGCCGGACCGCGAGCCAATCATGCGTGCCTTAATGGACGGTCAGGGCGCAGTCTTCGATGTCAGCGATGCGACGCCATCGGTGGTCAATATCCAGGCTCGGGCCGCCAATGTCGGCGAGCACTTGCCCGAAGAAATCAACGCGGACGCGCTGCCGTTTTTCGTCGATTGGCTGCTGGAGAACGTGCATCTGGTTGTGATCGAGGCCTACTCCGACGAGGATGCCTACACCATCTTCGAGACCATGAACGATCGCGGCCTGTCCTTGAGCTTGCCGGAGATGCTCAAGGGCTATGTGCTGGCCAATGTGTATCGGGAAAGCGACCAGCGCGACATCAACGACCTTTGGAAAGCGCGGATGCAAGCGCTGCGGGCGACGGAGAAAGAGGGTGACGCCGACTTCTTCAAGGATTGGCTGCGCGCCCGTCACGCGCAAACGATCCGGCCTGGCTCCGCTGGCGCCGAGAACAAAGACTACGAACGCATTGGCACGGAGTTCCACCGCTGGGTTCGCGATCAGCGTGATCTATTGGGATTGGCGGACCCTGATGGCTTCCTGCGCTTTGTGCGCCGCGATCTCGACTTTTTTGCCCGCCAGGTGCTCACCATTCGCAACGCGATGGTCAAACTGGAACCCGGGCTTGAATCCATTCGTTTCAATGCCGACCGGGGGTTTACGCTGCAAACCCAGTTGATGTTGGCGCCGCTCTCGGCCGAGGATTCCAAGGATACCGCACGGCGTAAGATCGCTTTGGTGGCGGACTTTGTCGATATCTGGCTGGCACGACGCATTTGGTGCTTCCGCACCATCAGTTACTCGTCGGTCAAGTACACCATCTTTCAGCTGACCAAGGAATTGCGCGGTCGCGATATCAGCGACCTCGCGACCTTCCTGCGCGCGGAACTGAATGCGCAGAAAGAGAGCTTCGCGAGCGCCCCTCAGTTTAGGCTGCATGCGCAAAATTATCGCCAGGTTCGGCACATCCTCGCGCGCCTAACCTTATGGCTTGAAGCCCAATGTGGCCAGCCAGCGCACTTCGAGGATCTGATCTCACAGGGCAAGGCAAAGCCGTTCGAGATTGAGCACGTTTGGGCGGATCGTTATGAACGCTTTACCGAGTGGTTCAATCACCAAAGCGATTTCGACACCGAACGCAACCGGATCGGTGGTCTGCTGCTCCTGCAGCGCGGCATCAATCAAAGCCTCGGGGATGGGACCTATGAGCAAAAACGCGACGCCTACATGGCGCACAGCGCCAACCTGCTTGCTCGCAGCCTGCACCCGCTGGCCTACCAGAACCACCCGGCTTTTCTGAGCCTGATTGACCGCACCGGTCTGCCGTTCCGCCCCTACGACACCTTTGGTCCGGAGGAGCAGAAGCAACGCCAGGAACTCTATATCCGCATTGCCGAATGGGTCTGGAATCCTTCCCGACTTGACCTGGATGGCGAAAAACCGCCCGTCTATGAGCCCATTGCCACCATCGACGAAGAGGAAGCAGAGGCGGCCAACCGTCCTGATCGCTACGAAGCGAGACTCGCTTTCTGGACCAAGCTGCTCGACCACGCCAAGACTCAGTCTGATTTGCACGCCAGAATCTCCCCAGGGAAATACCATTGGGCCGGTGCCCGTCGCCACGGTGTCTGGTGGAACTATTGGGTCACGATGGCGGAGACCCGCGTGACCATTTACATCGATGGCCCCGATGCCGCTGCGAACAAGGCGCTCTTTGACGCGCTCCATGATGGCCACCGCAACGCGATCGAATCCGCATTCGGCGGCCCGCTAGAATGGCAACGCCTCGAAGAGCGCCGCGCCTGCTGGATTGGCACCAAGCTGGAAGGTGGCTGGGTCGATGAGTCAACCTGGGACGGCGCCATCGCAAAGGCTGTCGATGTAATGACAAGGCTCTATGCCGCGGCTTCGCCTCGGCTGAAGAACACGGAAAATTAG